Proteins encoded in a region of the Rhodococcus sp. SBT000017 genome:
- a CDS encoding ABC transporter permease — MTTHDIDAAPRPGLRATGALVGAEMRMVIRDTAGLIVPIALPVLVLVMNGSGTSAEIVGPGAITAFDRFVLPLALTMIIAVIGIVNMPSFLALYRKSGVLKRLSTTPIRPAQVLAAQVITSAVQATLGIGIALSTGALLFGITPPHNPILVAAIVVLGAAAMYSLGIVVAAVAPTANSAVAIGLTLFLALGATGGLFGPVADLPEPVAAVGEVLPFGATVTALGSAWAGTPVDIVGPIGLVIAVIAGTACAIRLFRWS, encoded by the coding sequence ATGACCACACACGACATCGACGCAGCACCTCGTCCGGGCCTGCGCGCCACCGGCGCACTCGTCGGGGCCGAAATGCGCATGGTCATCCGGGACACGGCCGGACTGATCGTCCCCATCGCCCTCCCGGTTCTCGTACTGGTGATGAACGGCTCGGGTACTTCGGCGGAGATCGTCGGTCCCGGCGCGATCACCGCGTTCGATCGGTTCGTCCTGCCGCTCGCCCTGACCATGATCATCGCCGTCATCGGCATCGTGAACATGCCGAGCTTTCTTGCGCTCTATCGCAAGTCCGGCGTGCTGAAGCGACTGTCGACGACACCGATCCGACCGGCGCAGGTGCTGGCTGCGCAGGTGATCACCAGCGCCGTCCAGGCGACACTCGGAATCGGTATCGCTCTGTCCACTGGCGCCCTGCTCTTCGGAATCACGCCCCCGCACAACCCCATCCTGGTTGCGGCCATCGTGGTGCTCGGTGCCGCCGCGATGTACTCGCTGGGGATCGTGGTGGCTGCCGTCGCACCCACTGCGAACTCGGCCGTCGCGATCGGCCTGACCCTGTTTCTGGCTCTCGGTGCCACCGGCGGACTGTTCGGACCGGTCGCGGATCTGCCGGAGCCTGTTGCGGCCGTCGGTGAGGTACTCCCCTTCGGTGCCACCGTCACTGCGCTGGGATCGGCTTGGGCCGGAACGCCTGTCGACATCGTCGGACCCATCGGGCTCGTGATCGCGGTGATCGCCGGAACCGCATGCGCGATCCGGTTGTTTCGCTGGTCCTAG
- a CDS encoding sirohydrochlorin chelatase, which translates to MTPTLVLVAHGTRNPRGVEMIAALADAVSTQIGTTRVAFVDVLGPSPAEVLRDTAESAVVVPAFLASGYHVHTDVPREIADSAHTSVAVTRALGPDPVLAEVMVDRLRDAGWQAGDCIVLAAAGSSDARALEEHRRAAAMLADVARVPVRIGYVATSTPTVSDAVSTLREAGHERVFVASYLLARGLFHTRLADAGADGVGQPLGVHAAIVDLVVARYREGVRSLGESSGAATEELSPARRR; encoded by the coding sequence ATGACACCGACTCTGGTGTTGGTTGCACACGGCACCCGCAACCCCCGTGGTGTCGAGATGATCGCCGCACTCGCCGATGCCGTGTCGACGCAGATCGGTACCACGCGGGTGGCATTCGTCGACGTCCTCGGGCCGTCGCCGGCCGAGGTGCTCCGCGACACCGCCGAGTCGGCGGTCGTGGTTCCCGCTTTCCTTGCCTCGGGCTACCACGTGCACACCGACGTGCCGCGAGAGATCGCCGACAGCGCCCACACGTCGGTCGCGGTCACCCGTGCTCTCGGACCCGACCCCGTGCTGGCCGAGGTCATGGTCGACCGATTGCGCGATGCAGGATGGCAGGCGGGTGACTGCATCGTGCTCGCTGCCGCAGGATCCTCCGACGCTCGGGCGTTGGAAGAACATCGACGCGCGGCAGCGATGCTGGCCGACGTCGCCCGGGTGCCGGTGCGTATCGGCTACGTCGCCACCAGCACCCCCACCGTGTCCGACGCGGTCTCGACTCTACGAGAAGCCGGACACGAACGTGTGTTCGTGGCGTCGTATCTGTTGGCGCGCGGGCTCTTTCACACTCGTTTGGCTGACGCCGGGGCCGACGGCGTCGGTCAACCGCTCGGAGTGCATGCCGCGATCGTCGATCTCGTGGTCGCGCGCTACCGCGAGGGTGTTCGCTCTCTCGGTGAATCTAGTGGTGCGGCAACGGAAGAATTGTCACCGGCTCGTCGGCGCTGA
- a CDS encoding alpha/beta fold hydrolase codes for MPELNLHTFGPADGPEILAIHGVTGHGARWWDLAENHLPEARILAPDLIGHGHSMSTPPWDIDAQVTALKSVLDAHARGPVVVLGHSYGGALAVHLAQRFPETVRALVLLDPAIALPPEELLEVAEATAKFPDYTDADEARSEKIHGAWADVPTELLDREVAEHLVPAEDGKVAWRMSIPAVVATWGELARPLVVPAESIPTIVVRAMRVQPPYVTEEFLSALRDRLGENLRTVELDCDHMVGQAKPVEVAELVRSLL; via the coding sequence GTGCCCGAGTTGAATCTGCATACGTTCGGACCCGCAGACGGTCCCGAAATCCTCGCCATCCACGGTGTCACCGGACACGGTGCCCGGTGGTGGGATCTCGCCGAGAACCACCTACCCGAGGCCAGGATTCTGGCACCCGACCTCATCGGTCACGGGCATTCGATGTCCACGCCGCCCTGGGACATCGACGCTCAGGTCACGGCTCTGAAATCCGTGCTCGACGCCCATGCGCGCGGACCGGTGGTGGTCCTCGGCCACTCGTACGGCGGCGCGTTGGCCGTGCACCTCGCGCAGAGATTCCCCGAAACGGTACGCGCCCTGGTGCTGCTCGATCCCGCGATCGCGTTGCCGCCGGAGGAACTGCTCGAAGTGGCCGAGGCGACCGCGAAGTTCCCCGATTACACCGACGCCGACGAAGCGCGCTCGGAGAAGATCCACGGCGCGTGGGCCGACGTGCCGACCGAACTCCTCGACCGCGAGGTCGCCGAACATCTGGTTCCGGCCGAAGACGGGAAGGTCGCGTGGCGGATGTCCATTCCGGCCGTCGTCGCGACGTGGGGCGAGCTGGCCCGCCCGCTGGTCGTACCGGCCGAGAGCATCCCGACCATCGTGGTACGGGCGATGCGCGTCCAACCTCCCTATGTCACCGAAGAATTCCTCTCGGCGCTGCGAGACCGGCTGGGCGAGAACCTGCGTACCGTCGAACTCGACTGCGATCACATGGTCGGCCAGGCCAAGCCGGTCGAGGTCGCCGAACTGGTGCGATCCCTGCTGTAG
- a CDS encoding PaaI family thioesterase, which yields MNIRDALEQFDPRPTAKYALSKASSFVASAGLVVDEVSGTRVAGHIDLTDEHFTPWGVVHGGVYTTAVESAASIGASEAVKDRGEFAVGVHNGTDFLRASKGGRVDVVAEPLQQGRIQQLWLVTITASDSGKIIARGQVRLQNVPLPT from the coding sequence ATGAACATCAGGGACGCACTCGAGCAGTTCGACCCACGCCCCACGGCGAAGTACGCGCTGTCGAAGGCGAGCAGCTTCGTCGCCTCCGCCGGTCTCGTCGTCGACGAGGTCTCGGGCACCAGAGTGGCGGGGCACATCGATTTGACGGACGAGCACTTCACCCCGTGGGGCGTCGTTCACGGCGGCGTCTACACCACTGCCGTCGAGAGCGCCGCCAGCATCGGTGCCAGCGAGGCGGTCAAGGATCGCGGTGAGTTCGCAGTCGGCGTTCACAACGGCACCGACTTTCTCCGCGCCAGCAAGGGCGGCCGCGTCGACGTTGTCGCAGAACCGTTGCAGCAGGGCCGCATTCAGCAACTGTGGCTGGTCACGATCACCGCCTCCGACAGCGGCAAGATCATCGCGCGTGGGCAGGTTCGCCTGCAGAACGTGCCGCTGCCGACATGA
- a CDS encoding response regulator transcription factor, with translation MITVLIVDDHTLVRQGIRSLLELDPDIEVTGEADDGAAAVASIELDPPDVVLLDLRMPRFDGLWTLRALQDRGITVPVLVLTTFDDDELVLGALRAGAKGYLLKDVTFERLGGAVRELAAGRTLAQPAITERLLDAFRTGKHGPSDVGVADTLTAREIDVLRLVASGYTNRSIADALHLAEGTVKNHMSSAILKLGANDRTSAVLRALRDGLLD, from the coding sequence GTGATCACGGTCTTGATCGTCGACGACCACACTCTGGTTCGGCAGGGTATCCGCAGCCTGCTCGAACTGGACCCCGACATCGAGGTGACCGGCGAGGCGGACGACGGCGCTGCTGCGGTCGCGTCGATCGAACTCGATCCTCCCGATGTGGTGTTGCTCGATCTACGCATGCCGCGGTTCGACGGACTGTGGACGCTGCGGGCATTGCAGGACAGAGGAATCACGGTTCCGGTCCTGGTGCTGACGACGTTCGACGACGACGAGTTGGTGCTCGGGGCGCTGCGTGCGGGCGCGAAGGGTTATCTGCTCAAGGACGTGACCTTCGAGCGGCTCGGCGGTGCTGTACGTGAACTCGCGGCCGGGCGCACCTTGGCGCAACCTGCCATCACCGAGAGATTGCTGGACGCTTTTCGGACCGGGAAGCACGGCCCGAGCGACGTCGGAGTCGCCGACACACTCACAGCCCGCGAGATCGACGTCCTACGGCTCGTCGCAAGCGGGTACACCAACAGGTCGATTGCCGATGCATTGCATCTGGCCGAGGGAACCGTCAAGAACCACATGTCTTCGGCCATTCTCAAACTGGGTGCGAACGACAGAACGAGCGCAGTTCTGCGTGCGCTGCGCGACGGGCTGCTCGACTGA
- a CDS encoding ABC transporter ATP-binding protein, translated as MAAIDVRDITQRYRGRTALAGVRLTVAEGETHGLLGRNGAGKTTLVETVAGLRKPSSGAVRVLGLDPFTERDRVRAVLGVQLQSNDLHTALTVAELVDLFASFYRRPADRDALVRAVGLHEHRRVRYERLSGGQQQRLSVVLALIGSPRVVLLDELTTGLDPDARRTVWRLIEDLRADGVTILLVNHHMDEVHRLCDRITVLDRGSVVATGTPESLIVDAGLGGDHRATLEDAFLTLTERSSA; from the coding sequence ATGGCAGCGATCGACGTTCGAGACATCACCCAGCGGTATCGGGGGCGGACAGCCCTGGCAGGAGTGCGCCTCACAGTGGCCGAAGGCGAAACACACGGCCTGCTCGGGCGTAACGGCGCCGGCAAGACGACTCTGGTCGAAACCGTTGCGGGCCTTCGTAAACCGAGCTCGGGTGCCGTGCGAGTTCTGGGACTCGACCCCTTCACCGAGCGCGATCGAGTGCGAGCCGTTCTGGGAGTACAGCTGCAGTCCAACGATCTTCACACCGCGCTCACCGTTGCCGAACTGGTCGATCTGTTCGCCTCCTTCTACCGTCGACCTGCCGATCGAGACGCTCTCGTCCGTGCGGTGGGCCTGCACGAGCACCGCCGGGTGCGCTACGAGCGGCTGTCCGGTGGCCAGCAACAGCGGTTGTCGGTGGTCCTCGCCCTGATCGGTTCCCCTCGGGTCGTCCTGCTCGACGAGCTCACCACCGGACTCGATCCGGATGCACGACGCACCGTGTGGCGACTGATCGAGGACCTCCGCGCAGACGGTGTCACCATCCTGCTGGTCAACCATCACATGGACGAGGTACACCGCCTGTGCGATCGCATCACCGTCCTCGATCGAGGGTCCGTCGTGGCCACCGGCACACCGGAATCTCTGATCGTCGACGCCGGCCTCGGAGGCGACCACCGGGCCACCCTCGAAGACGCATTCCTGACGCTGACGGAACGGAGCTCGGCATGA
- a CDS encoding NTP transferase domain-containing protein — protein sequence MTPICDAIVLAGGRGSRMSDPEHPTAPGEVDKPALTVGGRRMVDIAVDAVSSCRRTVLVGPTRTGVPEHVVQTRESPAGGGPVAALAAGLRSLDDCADSEGTADLVVVVASDLPFLDAAAVESLTGSISHSQTDAVFARDDAGRTQFLLGIWRQSALRSALAQLDSVDGAPMRTILPSEHLVIAVSGVEDCDTPADLLAARLAARPSETLEVSEALERIRSRLSALSIRRIPLQDSTGTVLAEPLVTQTALPAVDISAMDGYAVCGTEPWTLRSDIAYAGSSDVARLTEGTAVRIATGAALPPGATSVVRDEHMTRESDGSARRMPTAPQSDDTRRRGEDWLPGTELVAAGTPIDAAVRSLAASAEVFEVAVRGPVRGRVVISGNEIRSTGPLAPGETRDVLGSVLPEYLAHCGISVVDVALLDDTATGFRDVLTRTQDVDVIIVVGATGGGAADQLRATLTGLDAETVVGRMRMRPGGSQITAALPDGTVVLGLPGNPLAAVGTAMLTAPAIVDALTGRTVRPPRIGLLSNAAEVRSAAPRLVPVTADGTRWRADTQVRTAHLAHLVGRDALAVIPAEVSADEPVTILPLPHH from the coding sequence ATGACGCCGATCTGCGACGCGATCGTTCTCGCCGGCGGTCGAGGGTCGAGGATGTCAGATCCCGAGCACCCCACCGCGCCCGGAGAGGTCGACAAGCCTGCCCTGACCGTCGGCGGGCGTCGCATGGTCGATATCGCCGTGGACGCGGTATCAAGTTGTCGCAGAACGGTTCTGGTGGGCCCGACCCGTACCGGAGTGCCCGAGCACGTGGTGCAGACTCGCGAGTCGCCCGCAGGCGGTGGGCCCGTCGCTGCCCTTGCCGCGGGACTGCGATCACTCGACGACTGTGCGGATTCGGAGGGCACTGCAGATCTGGTCGTCGTCGTCGCGTCGGATCTGCCCTTTCTCGACGCCGCGGCGGTCGAATCGCTGACCGGATCCATCTCGCACTCGCAGACCGACGCCGTCTTCGCCCGCGACGATGCGGGCCGCACGCAATTCCTGCTCGGAATCTGGCGACAATCCGCACTGCGTTCCGCGCTGGCGCAACTGGATTCGGTCGATGGTGCGCCCATGCGCACGATCCTTCCGTCCGAACATCTGGTGATCGCGGTGTCCGGTGTCGAGGACTGCGACACCCCCGCCGATCTTCTCGCCGCCCGCCTCGCCGCACGGCCGTCGGAGACACTCGAGGTGAGCGAGGCACTCGAACGCATCCGGAGCCGGCTCTCCGCCCTATCGATTCGGCGAATTCCCCTGCAGGACAGCACCGGGACTGTCCTCGCGGAACCGCTCGTGACCCAGACCGCGTTGCCGGCCGTCGACATCTCCGCGATGGACGGCTACGCCGTCTGCGGCACCGAACCGTGGACGCTACGGTCCGACATCGCATACGCCGGAAGCTCCGACGTCGCCCGACTCACCGAAGGAACGGCCGTGCGCATCGCGACCGGCGCTGCGCTTCCGCCCGGAGCGACATCGGTGGTTCGCGACGAACACATGACTCGCGAGTCCGACGGTTCGGCTCGGCGTATGCCGACGGCCCCGCAGTCCGACGACACGCGTCGACGCGGCGAGGACTGGCTGCCCGGCACCGAACTCGTCGCAGCAGGCACCCCGATCGATGCCGCCGTCCGGTCGCTCGCCGCCAGTGCAGAGGTGTTCGAGGTGGCGGTGCGCGGTCCGGTCCGAGGACGAGTGGTCATCAGCGGCAACGAGATTCGATCCACCGGACCACTCGCTCCCGGCGAGACCAGGGATGTTCTCGGATCGGTGTTGCCGGAGTACCTGGCACACTGCGGCATCTCCGTCGTCGATGTGGCGCTGCTCGACGACACCGCAACGGGGTTCCGAGACGTGCTGACCCGAACCCAGGATGTGGACGTGATCATCGTCGTCGGGGCAACCGGAGGTGGGGCCGCAGATCAACTCCGTGCGACCCTCACCGGCCTCGATGCCGAGACCGTCGTCGGGCGAATGCGGATGCGTCCCGGCGGTTCTCAGATCACCGCGGCACTGCCCGACGGCACGGTGGTGCTCGGCCTACCGGGGAACCCGTTGGCGGCCGTCGGCACCGCGATGCTCACCGCGCCCGCCATCGTCGATGCCCTGACCGGGAGAACGGTGCGCCCGCCGCGAATCGGCCTGTTGTCCAATGCCGCCGAGGTTCGATCCGCGGCTCCTCGCCTCGTCCCGGTCACCGCGGACGGCACGCGGTGGCGCGCAGACACCCAGGTCCGCACGGCGCACCTGGCCCACCTCGTCGGCCGCGACGCCCTGGCAGTGATTCCGGCCGAGGTCAGCGCCGACGAGCCGGTGACAATTCTTCCGTTGCCGCACCACTAG
- the nirD gene encoding nitrite reductase small subunit NirD, with the protein MTVIDSSTVKSATAVPNDLARDWTPACTLDALIPGRGVAVLLRGGTQAALFLLADGRLFAVGNIDPYGRAAVMSRGLVGDRGGEPTVASPLLKQVFSLADGRCLDDPQVTLGSFEVSCVEGVVLVRGGST; encoded by the coding sequence ATGACTGTCATCGATTCATCAACAGTGAAGTCAGCAACAGCGGTACCGAACGACCTCGCTCGTGATTGGACCCCGGCCTGCACACTCGACGCGCTGATTCCGGGGCGTGGAGTGGCGGTGCTCCTGCGCGGGGGCACCCAGGCGGCGCTGTTTCTGCTCGCGGACGGGCGGTTGTTCGCGGTGGGCAACATCGATCCGTACGGGCGCGCAGCAGTGATGTCACGCGGACTGGTGGGAGACCGAGGGGGCGAACCCACCGTCGCATCGCCGCTGCTCAAGCAGGTCTTCTCCCTGGCCGACGGGCGCTGCCTCGACGACCCACAGGTCACCCTCGGATCGTTCGAGGTCTCCTGCGTCGAAGGCGTCGTGCTCGTCCGCGGCGGATCTACGTGA
- a CDS encoding uroporphyrinogen-III synthase, which produces MSEIAGAATPLAGFTVGITASRRAEEFATLLERRGATVMHAPAIRIIPLADDAELERVTAAVIADPPEITVATTGIGFRGWIEAADGWGRAEELGRALGASRLLARGPKAKGAIRAADLREEWSPVSESSAEVLEHLLAEGVEGKRIAVQLHGATTEWEPVPDFCEVLRCAGAEVVPVPVYRWTAPDDQSPMDRMIEAVIVGDLDALSFTSAPAVASMLMRADENGVLEPLLQSMRSRVLPVCVGPVTAAPLEQLDVATTQPTRARLGALARHIAEELPRRTGRLHAGGHVVSVRGKCVVVDGEVRPVSPAGMALMKTLARNPGRVVSREDLLASLPGGGGDTHAVETAMTRLRSSLGAPKAIQTVVKRGYRIALDHIETETDCDSDESAARAAVVEGGKY; this is translated from the coding sequence GTGAGCGAAATCGCCGGGGCAGCAACGCCTCTGGCCGGGTTCACAGTCGGGATCACCGCGTCGCGTCGGGCCGAGGAGTTCGCGACTCTGCTCGAGCGGCGCGGTGCCACCGTGATGCACGCCCCCGCGATTCGCATCATCCCATTGGCCGACGACGCCGAACTCGAACGCGTCACCGCCGCCGTCATCGCTGATCCTCCCGAAATAACCGTGGCCACAACAGGAATCGGATTCCGTGGCTGGATCGAGGCAGCGGACGGGTGGGGTCGGGCAGAAGAACTGGGGCGCGCACTGGGCGCGTCCCGCCTGCTGGCTCGCGGCCCGAAGGCCAAAGGAGCCATCCGAGCGGCCGATCTGCGCGAGGAATGGTCACCCGTTTCGGAGTCCTCGGCGGAGGTACTCGAACATCTGCTCGCCGAAGGGGTGGAGGGCAAACGTATCGCCGTGCAGCTGCACGGCGCGACCACCGAATGGGAGCCGGTCCCCGATTTCTGCGAGGTGTTGCGCTGCGCGGGAGCCGAAGTGGTTCCGGTGCCGGTGTACCGCTGGACCGCGCCCGACGACCAGAGCCCGATGGACCGGATGATCGAAGCCGTCATCGTCGGGGATCTCGACGCCCTCAGCTTCACCTCGGCACCGGCGGTGGCGTCGATGCTGATGCGGGCCGACGAGAACGGCGTACTCGAACCCCTGCTGCAATCGATGCGATCGAGGGTGCTGCCGGTGTGCGTCGGACCGGTCACGGCCGCGCCCCTCGAACAACTCGACGTGGCCACCACACAGCCCACACGAGCGCGTCTGGGGGCACTCGCGCGGCACATCGCCGAAGAATTGCCGAGGCGCACCGGTCGGCTGCATGCAGGCGGACACGTGGTCAGTGTCCGCGGTAAGTGCGTGGTGGTCGACGGTGAAGTTCGACCGGTGTCCCCGGCAGGCATGGCGCTGATGAAGACACTGGCCCGCAATCCCGGACGCGTCGTCTCCCGCGAGGACCTGTTGGCGTCGCTGCCCGGTGGAGGCGGAGACACCCACGCGGTGGAAACCGCGATGACCAGACTCAGGTCCTCGCTGGGCGCGCCGAAAGCGATCCAGACCGTGGTCAAGCGCGGCTATCGCATCGCACTCGATCACATCGAGACCGAAACGGACTGCGATTCCGACGAATCGGCCGCACGTGCGGCCGTCGTAGAAGGGGGAAAGTACTGA
- a CDS encoding sensor histidine kinase → MRRLGPDVLAGAFVSALAVAMGALVVFDRSIADGLSAPRWVWAALFAAFLLAQTAGMWWEDRLPDRLVRACFAAQVVLAPVLVLTAPTAGWLPILLVFTSTFAVYRVSGSSVAVIVAVFTCCVGVSVAIRGGRISEIALIASIYGALQVASALSVTAQLRQARLRRELAVAHAELRTASALLDDSSRADERLRIARELHDVLGHQLTALSLELEVASHQVPGPAREHVVRARTIARDLLGDVRATVGEVRSRTPVLGESLDRLVAQLPEPVVHLTVDPDIRVDEARAVAVVRCVQEMITNTIRHANAEEMWIEVTADPAGALSVSVRDDGRASADFEPGHGLQGIRERIEGLGGTVTFSVDRGFAVQATVPAP, encoded by the coding sequence ATGAGACGCCTCGGACCCGACGTTCTGGCCGGTGCGTTCGTGTCCGCGCTCGCGGTCGCGATGGGCGCTCTCGTCGTCTTCGATCGGTCGATCGCCGACGGCCTCTCGGCTCCGCGTTGGGTCTGGGCTGCGCTGTTCGCAGCCTTCCTGCTCGCGCAGACCGCGGGCATGTGGTGGGAAGACCGGCTGCCGGATCGTCTCGTGCGCGCATGCTTCGCCGCACAGGTGGTGCTGGCACCGGTTCTGGTGCTGACCGCCCCGACGGCAGGTTGGTTGCCCATTCTGCTGGTCTTCACCTCGACGTTCGCCGTGTATCGGGTGTCCGGCTCGTCGGTGGCGGTCATCGTTGCGGTCTTCACCTGCTGTGTGGGGGTGTCGGTTGCGATCCGGGGTGGACGGATCTCGGAGATCGCGCTGATCGCATCGATCTACGGTGCGCTGCAGGTGGCCAGTGCGTTGTCGGTGACCGCGCAGCTGCGGCAGGCTCGGTTGCGTCGGGAACTCGCGGTCGCGCATGCCGAACTGCGCACCGCCAGTGCGTTGTTGGACGATTCCTCCCGTGCCGACGAGCGGTTGAGAATCGCGCGAGAGTTGCACGACGTGCTCGGTCACCAGCTCACCGCACTGAGCCTCGAGCTCGAGGTGGCATCCCATCAGGTGCCCGGGCCCGCACGCGAGCACGTCGTTCGGGCTCGAACCATCGCACGTGACCTGCTCGGCGACGTCCGGGCGACCGTCGGCGAGGTGCGCAGCAGGACTCCGGTGCTGGGGGAGTCGCTCGATCGTCTGGTTGCGCAGCTGCCCGAACCCGTTGTGCATCTGACGGTCGACCCCGACATTCGGGTCGACGAAGCTCGCGCGGTGGCGGTGGTGCGCTGCGTGCAGGAGATGATCACCAACACCATTCGCCATGCGAATGCCGAAGAGATGTGGATAGAGGTGACTGCGGATCCGGCCGGTGCGCTGTCGGTCTCGGTGCGCGACGACGGCCGGGCGTCGGCCGATTTCGAGCCGGGGCACGGGCTGCAAGGTATCCGAGAACGCATCGAAGGACTGGGCGGCACGGTCACGTTCTCGGTCGATCGCGGTTTCGCGGTCCAGGCGACGGTGCCCGCACCGTGA
- a CDS encoding MGMT family protein — MAPITEAQVERVRALVASIPRGFVATYGDIAAAADLSSPRIVGWIMRTDSADLPWHRVLGASGKPAPHLASRQLETLRTEGVPIHDGRVPLTSIRFDFGALPPPPPPTTNLGE, encoded by the coding sequence ATGGCCCCGATCACCGAAGCCCAGGTCGAGAGAGTTCGCGCGTTGGTCGCGTCGATCCCCCGGGGGTTCGTTGCCACCTACGGAGACATCGCAGCAGCCGCAGACCTGTCGAGCCCGCGTATCGTCGGTTGGATCATGCGCACCGATTCTGCCGATCTGCCCTGGCATCGAGTCCTCGGCGCGAGTGGAAAGCCGGCCCCGCACCTGGCCTCGCGACAGCTCGAGACTCTGCGCACCGAAGGCGTACCGATACACGACGGGCGCGTGCCACTGACCTCGATTCGATTCGACTTCGGGGCGCTCCCGCCGCCTCCGCCGCCGACCACTAATCTCGGAGAATGA